CCGCGTCACGCGCATTCAGAGCACCGGGGGATTCCTGCGGGCGGGCAATTCCACCGTCCTCATGGGCGTCGAGGACGAACGCGTTTCCGAGTGCCTGGAGCTCATTCGGGCCAGCTCACGCTCGCGGGTGGAGGTGGTGCCCGATGAGCTCGATGCCGAACTCTATGAGCTCACCGGGGCCGACGTGCACACCGTGTCGGTAGGAGGCGCGGTTGTGTTCGTCCTCC
This Thermomicrobiales bacterium DNA region includes the following protein-coding sequences:
- a CDS encoding cyclic-di-AMP receptor — its product is MKLIVAIVQAYDTDPLLRNVTSAGFRVTRIQSTGGFLRAGNSTVLMGVEDERVSECLELIRASSRSRVEVVPDELDAELYELTGADVHTVSVGGAVVFVL